In Candidatus Desulforudis audaxviator MP104C, a genomic segment contains:
- a CDS encoding D-alanyl-D-alanine carboxypeptidase family protein translates to MKPPRVTADAAVLVDVETGHVLFAKNERQRKDPASLTKVMTAIVALEAGRPGDVVTVSERAARFGRGSVIDLRAGEKITLENLLKAALIMSANDSTIAIAEHVAGDYDLFVRWMNLKARQLGAHDTRFMNTHGFTHPNHYSTAADLAEITRYALRIPQFAALVRTREITVYWRDSDRKRTIRNTNRLLRSDFEGIDGVKTGTTSAAGHCLIASATRDGRRVLAVVLHSDGRYLDARRLLTYGFALEPVEVATRGDQITRLLVREGVRPDVIVVPAETVRLYIPEAQLPALEKEVRLKKTLEAPIAPGEKLGEMAFRINGRLLGQVDLTAGYRVARKPWYTRLR, encoded by the coding sequence ATGAAGCCGCCAAGAGTCACCGCCGACGCCGCCGTCCTGGTCGACGTTGAGACCGGGCACGTGCTTTTCGCAAAAAACGAAAGACAGCGGAAGGACCCCGCGAGCCTGACCAAGGTGATGACCGCTATTGTCGCGCTGGAAGCGGGTCGGCCCGGGGACGTGGTTACCGTGAGCGAAAGGGCGGCCCGGTTCGGGCGGGGGAGCGTCATCGACCTCCGGGCCGGGGAGAAAATCACCCTGGAGAACTTGTTGAAGGCGGCCCTGATAATGTCGGCCAACGACAGCACCATCGCCATTGCCGAGCATGTCGCCGGGGACTACGACCTTTTTGTCCGGTGGATGAACCTGAAAGCGCGGCAGTTGGGAGCCCACGACACCCGGTTTATGAATACCCACGGCTTCACCCACCCGAACCACTATTCCACGGCCGCAGACCTGGCTGAGATCACCCGGTACGCCTTGCGCATTCCGCAGTTTGCCGCCCTGGTCCGGACCAGGGAAATCACCGTCTACTGGCGCGACTCAGACCGGAAGCGGACCATCCGGAACACCAACCGGCTGCTCCGCTCGGATTTTGAGGGGATCGACGGGGTGAAAACTGGCACGACATCGGCCGCCGGCCACTGCCTGATCGCCTCGGCCACCAGGGACGGCCGCCGGGTTCTGGCCGTGGTGCTGCACAGCGACGGCCGGTACCTGGACGCCCGCCGGCTGCTGACCTACGGTTTTGCGCTCGAACCGGTCGAGGTGGCCACCCGGGGAGACCAGATCACCCGGTTGTTGGTCCGCGAGGGTGTCCGGCCCGACGTGATCGTGGTGCCGGCTGAGACCGTGAGGCTTTACATTCCCGAGGCACAACTCCCCGCGCTGGAGAAAGAAGTCCGGTTGAAAAAGACACTCGAGGCCCCGATCGCCCCCGGTGAAAAGCTGGGCGAAATGGCCTTCCGGATCAACGGGCGCCTGCTGGGACAGGTCGACCTCACGGCCGGTTACAGGGTGGCCCGCAAGCCCTGGTACACGCGCCTCCGGTGA
- the pdaB gene encoding polysaccharide deacetylase family sporulation protein PdaB, giving the protein MRIYVVSSRNLKRNLIVAAVLVLAAAAFTSVMVRQPMAVVPTLTEHSGIVYKVKTGDPVVALTFDISWGEKVPQQVLDILKQEDVKCTFFLSGPWAVKHPEIARRIADDGHEVGSHGWRHVNYSTFSDEVIKEEIAKAHKALEETTGRTPALIRTPNGDWNERVVKAVSEAGYRAIQWSVDSLDWKDIGAQASTKRVLDRVEPGAVILMHASDSAEQTPDSLPGIIKGLKEKGYTLVTVSELLKHGRGVAE; this is encoded by the coding sequence GTGCGTATTTACGTCGTCAGTTCCCGCAACTTGAAGCGGAACCTGATTGTGGCCGCCGTGCTGGTGCTTGCGGCCGCAGCTTTCACCTCGGTCATGGTGCGCCAACCTATGGCTGTCGTGCCCACGCTCACCGAGCACTCCGGTATCGTTTACAAGGTCAAAACCGGGGACCCGGTAGTGGCGCTCACCTTCGATATCAGTTGGGGCGAGAAGGTGCCGCAGCAGGTGCTGGACATCTTGAAACAGGAGGACGTCAAGTGTACTTTTTTCCTGTCCGGCCCCTGGGCCGTTAAACACCCCGAAATCGCCAGGCGGATTGCGGACGACGGGCACGAGGTCGGCAGCCATGGCTGGCGGCACGTAAATTACAGCACTTTTTCGGATGAGGTGATTAAGGAGGAGATCGCCAAGGCCCACAAGGCGCTCGAGGAAACGACCGGGCGCACGCCCGCCCTCATCCGGACCCCGAACGGCGACTGGAACGAGCGGGTGGTCAAGGCCGTCTCCGAAGCCGGCTACCGGGCAATCCAGTGGAGTGTTGATTCGCTGGACTGGAAGGACATCGGAGCGCAGGCGAGCACCAAACGGGTGCTGGACCGGGTTGAACCGGGGGCGGTCATTCTGATGCACGCCAGCGACAGCGCCGAACAGACTCCCGACTCGCTCCCGGGCATTATCAAGGGTTTGAAGGAAAAGGGCTACACGCTGGTCACCGTTTCGGAATTACTGAAACACGGCCGCGGCGTGGCCGAATAG
- a CDS encoding YhcN/YlaJ family sporulation lipoprotein produces the protein MDHRRNRLLVLVAALLGVILLVGALAGCDIARRPGPPEQAPPEARQALPNDPREAGRLADRLAKTAADTPGVNRATVVLAGTTAYVGLNLEEGMEGKRTNEVKRKAAKRVRQAEPRIERVMVTTDMDTFARLERIAAGVRRGEPVSAFQREFAEINRRSTPITR, from the coding sequence ATGGACCATAGAAGGAATAGACTCCTGGTGTTGGTCGCCGCCCTGTTGGGGGTGATTCTGCTGGTGGGTGCTCTGGCCGGCTGCGACATCGCGCGACGCCCGGGGCCGCCGGAACAAGCTCCTCCGGAAGCCCGGCAGGCGTTGCCCAATGACCCGCGTGAGGCGGGCCGACTGGCCGACAGGCTGGCCAAAACCGCCGCCGATACACCCGGTGTGAACAGGGCCACCGTGGTACTGGCCGGCACCACGGCCTACGTCGGCCTGAACCTCGAGGAAGGGATGGAGGGTAAACGCACCAATGAGGTCAAGCGGAAAGCGGCAAAAAGGGTTCGGCAGGCCGAACCGCGCATCGAACGGGTGATGGTGACCACCGATATGGATACGTTTGCCCGCCTGGAAAGGATCGCGGCCGGGGTCCGCAGGGGGGAACCGGTCAGCGCTTTTCAGAGGGAGTTCGCGGAAATCAACCGACGCTCCACCCCGATAACCCGGTAA
- a CDS encoding DedA family protein, producing MTAWLDRFFLQLTDAIAALGYWGVAVGMAVESANIPLPSEIILPFGGFLVSQGHLSFWGVVLAGTLGGTAGSSVSYLIGSVGGRPLVLRYGRYVGIGPDKLDMADRWFDRYGEAAIFFTRLLPVVRTFISLPAGISRMNFKRFVAYTFAGSLLWSIALTYVGVVLGENWHQLKPWFHRLDVLVIFFLIAAGLFWWWRSRR from the coding sequence ATGACGGCGTGGTTGGACCGGTTTTTTCTCCAGTTGACGGATGCCATCGCCGCCCTGGGCTACTGGGGAGTGGCGGTCGGGATGGCCGTGGAAAGCGCCAATATACCCCTGCCGAGCGAAATCATCCTGCCGTTCGGCGGGTTTCTGGTCAGCCAGGGCCACCTGAGTTTCTGGGGCGTGGTGCTCGCCGGAACCCTCGGCGGGACGGCCGGTTCGTCGGTTTCCTATCTCATCGGTTCGGTGGGGGGACGCCCGCTGGTGCTCCGCTACGGCCGGTATGTTGGGATAGGGCCAGATAAGCTGGATATGGCCGACCGTTGGTTTGACCGTTACGGTGAGGCCGCCATATTCTTCACCCGTCTCCTGCCGGTGGTGCGGACGTTCATCTCGCTCCCGGCGGGCATTTCCCGGATGAACTTCAAACGCTTCGTGGCCTACACATTTGCCGGGTCATTGCTCTGGAGCATCGCCCTGACGTACGTGGGTGTGGTGCTCGGGGAAAACTGGCACCAGCTGAAACCGTGGTTCCACCGCCTGGACGTGCTGGTGATCTTTTTCCTCATCGCTGCCGGGCTGTTCTGGTGGTGGCGGTCCCGCCGGTAG
- a CDS encoding cyclin family protein, with amino-acid sequence MTIKSPDRQCPCGCDRNYRECCGKPEKVVSLAQVKWRRASAELRRKLGEFAEEVVFLREAASAQEVYFAQLDEDLRALDDDLIIERCFEWFIFDYPLSSGQSLIELFGEVCGPKLPFAQAVLLVLWQEARSSLFEVKTVFPGKGVTLENLISRETVYVRERGVRDDIVPGSVLYVRLLKVGEEYEFSTSAIGVAAAFKAELADWLKKDFRKWKRDRRPVEDRTWNSYLRLQAHRLNGHIVRLGLGLSAPAPFWGREDGSTTVPSLLSFLQGDTLRQVCATSEGREQVEELLRLIQSAEEIRKVRRFLGVGRSRSASGAPQCDRGFDGFAWPEETYAEVASQITSGLEHLGYSREDTKSTALRLWHDFCCQERPHLRKPPAWTAAVIYAVIRREGRKMISQHRLARLFGVSASSVSNNFRKLCQALPPQRGVSMPSTELMKIEPLIYRILHELKP; translated from the coding sequence TTGACCATCAAAAGCCCAGACCGGCAATGTCCCTGTGGTTGTGACCGTAATTACCGCGAGTGCTGTGGGAAACCGGAGAAAGTCGTTTCTCTGGCTCAGGTCAAGTGGCGCCGGGCCAGTGCCGAGCTCCGGAGAAAGCTGGGAGAGTTTGCCGAAGAAGTAGTGTTTTTGAGGGAGGCGGCCTCAGCCCAGGAGGTCTACTTTGCGCAACTGGACGAAGACCTCCGGGCTCTGGATGATGACCTGATCATCGAGCGTTGCTTTGAGTGGTTTATTTTCGACTACCCCCTTTCCAGCGGGCAGTCGTTGATCGAGTTGTTCGGAGAGGTCTGCGGACCGAAGCTCCCGTTCGCGCAAGCGGTGCTGTTGGTGCTTTGGCAAGAGGCGCGCAGCAGTTTATTCGAGGTGAAAACCGTCTTTCCCGGCAAGGGAGTCACCTTGGAAAACCTGATTTCCCGAGAGACTGTGTACGTCCGGGAACGAGGGGTCCGGGATGACATCGTACCCGGCAGCGTGCTTTACGTGCGGTTGCTCAAGGTGGGAGAAGAGTACGAGTTTTCCACCAGTGCCATCGGCGTTGCAGCCGCGTTCAAGGCGGAGTTGGCCGACTGGCTGAAAAAGGACTTCCGGAAGTGGAAGCGGGACCGCCGCCCGGTTGAAGACCGCACCTGGAACAGCTACCTGCGTCTCCAGGCACACCGGCTAAACGGGCACATCGTCCGCCTGGGGCTGGGCTTGAGCGCCCCGGCGCCTTTTTGGGGACGTGAGGACGGGTCGACCACGGTGCCTTCATTGCTATCTTTTCTCCAGGGAGACACCTTAAGACAGGTCTGCGCCACCAGTGAAGGGCGGGAGCAGGTGGAGGAATTGCTCCGGCTGATCCAGAGCGCCGAAGAAATCCGCAAGGTCCGCCGGTTCTTGGGCGTGGGCCGTTCACGATCCGCGTCGGGGGCACCGCAGTGTGACCGGGGCTTCGACGGTTTCGCCTGGCCTGAGGAAACCTACGCCGAGGTGGCTTCCCAGATCACATCCGGCCTTGAACACCTGGGGTACAGCCGGGAGGACACGAAAAGCACCGCCCTGCGCTTGTGGCACGACTTCTGTTGCCAGGAACGCCCCCACTTGCGCAAACCCCCGGCCTGGACGGCGGCCGTGATTTACGCGGTCATCCGCAGGGAGGGCCGGAAGATGATCAGCCAGCACCGGCTGGCCCGGCTATTCGGGGTTTCAGCCTCATCCGTTTCGAATAACTTCCGCAAACTCTGCCAGGCGCTGCCACCGCAGCGGGGTGTTTCCATGCCCAGCACCGAACTGATGAAAATCGAACCCCTGATTTATCGGATACTACACGAACTCAAACCCTAG
- the polA gene encoding DNA polymerase I has translation MAKFLVIDGNSLLHRAYHAIPPLTTSGGLPTNAVYGFTNMLLRVITEEQPDMIAVAFDKGRITFRHDTFQEYKAQRPPMPDDLRPQLPILKDVLGALRISIHEAEGYEADDIIGTLVRVASENGHDSLILTGDKDILQLVGPHTQALLTRKGITELERYDMAKTRERFGITPAQLADLKGLVGDPSDNIPGVPGIGPKIAARLLADHGRLESVLENLDGLPPRVRQQLENFGDQARMSKKLATIDTGVPGLGKEDLKVWPGPDKPALLEIFNKLEFRSLVRRITEAPVTGGVPAGKPVEAFSPDYRLLDGPDHLETLLDQARRAGAVAVAYARGRSGIEALGFSVEAGNYLLPLGAADLEILAGVRRLFADAAVAKHMHNAKDFLRWAPDFDLANICFDSMVAAYLVNPLAANQQLEDVVHQYLNLVLVPDGPAAPATAADCIRRLYPVLRAELRGYELDYLFDRVELPLTRVLADMELAGVAVDRDQLEALSEEFGTRAGELAARICTLAGEDFNLNSPRQLGYILFEKLGLPAGKKTKTGYSTDAGVLLDLAEKHEIAALLLEYRQLIKLKTTYADGLAALVDPATGRLHTTLHQTVTNTGRLSSAEPNLQNIPIRMEEGRRIRKVFIPRDPARVLLTADYSQIELRILAHLSGDPALITAFRDEQDIHARTAAEVFGVPLEMVTPEMRSRAKAVNFGIIYGISDFGLARDLKVTRAEAREYIQRYFARLPGVKEYIDTAIRSARERGYVTTALNRRRPLPELFSANHTVRSFGERAAVNTPIQGTAADIIKLAMVKIHARMRERNLKTLMILQVHDELLFDVPAEEVCTVAPLVKAEMETVLPLNVPLTVDLKIGHNWYEVRKMDEVTQCLNFLK, from the coding sequence ATGGCCAAGTTTCTTGTTATTGATGGGAATAGCCTTTTGCACCGGGCCTACCACGCTATTCCACCGCTTACTACCTCCGGCGGCCTGCCCACCAACGCCGTGTATGGTTTCACCAACATGCTTTTGCGGGTCATCACCGAGGAGCAGCCGGATATGATCGCGGTGGCCTTCGATAAGGGCCGGATCACTTTTCGCCACGACACCTTCCAGGAATACAAGGCGCAGCGTCCCCCGATGCCGGACGATTTGCGCCCCCAGTTACCCATACTCAAGGACGTGCTCGGGGCCTTGCGGATCTCGATCCACGAAGCCGAGGGTTACGAGGCCGACGACATCATCGGCACCCTGGTCCGAGTGGCCAGCGAGAACGGGCACGACTCCCTGATCCTGACCGGGGACAAAGACATCCTGCAGCTGGTCGGACCCCACACCCAGGCCCTGCTTACCCGCAAGGGCATCACGGAGCTGGAACGGTACGATATGGCCAAGACGCGGGAACGCTTCGGGATCACTCCGGCACAGTTGGCCGATCTGAAGGGCTTGGTCGGCGACCCTTCCGACAATATCCCCGGTGTGCCGGGCATCGGCCCAAAGATAGCCGCGAGACTGCTCGCTGACCACGGCCGGCTGGAGTCGGTGTTGGAAAACCTGGACGGGCTCCCCCCCCGCGTCCGGCAGCAACTGGAGAACTTCGGCGACCAGGCCCGGATGTCCAAAAAGCTGGCGACTATTGACACCGGGGTCCCCGGACTGGGAAAAGAAGACCTCAAGGTCTGGCCGGGCCCGGACAAGCCGGCCTTGCTGGAGATTTTCAACAAGCTGGAGTTCCGGAGCCTGGTGCGCCGAATCACCGAGGCCCCCGTCACCGGCGGTGTTCCCGCCGGGAAGCCGGTGGAGGCGTTCAGCCCCGACTATCGGCTCCTGGACGGACCCGACCACCTGGAGACCCTGCTCGATCAGGCCCGCCGGGCCGGCGCGGTGGCTGTCGCCTACGCACGCGGCCGAAGCGGCATCGAGGCACTGGGCTTCAGCGTGGAAGCAGGAAACTACCTTTTGCCTTTGGGCGCAGCCGACCTGGAGATCCTGGCGGGCGTGCGCAGGCTCTTCGCCGACGCGGCGGTGGCCAAGCACATGCACAACGCCAAGGACTTCTTGCGCTGGGCCCCGGATTTTGATCTCGCAAATATCTGCTTTGACAGTATGGTGGCCGCTTACCTGGTAAACCCTCTGGCGGCCAACCAACAACTGGAGGATGTGGTCCACCAGTATCTGAACCTGGTGTTGGTCCCTGACGGTCCCGCCGCCCCGGCGACCGCCGCGGACTGCATCCGGAGGCTTTATCCGGTTCTGCGGGCCGAGTTGCGCGGGTATGAACTCGATTACCTCTTTGACCGGGTCGAACTGCCGCTGACCCGGGTGCTGGCGGACATGGAACTGGCCGGTGTGGCCGTGGACCGGGACCAGCTCGAGGCGCTGTCGGAGGAGTTCGGTACCCGGGCCGGGGAACTCGCCGCCCGGATTTGCACCCTGGCCGGGGAGGACTTCAATCTCAATTCCCCCCGCCAGTTGGGCTACATCCTGTTTGAAAAGTTGGGGCTTCCGGCCGGCAAGAAAACCAAGACCGGCTACTCCACCGACGCCGGAGTGCTGCTGGACCTGGCTGAAAAGCATGAAATCGCCGCCCTGCTCTTGGAGTACCGCCAGCTGATCAAGCTTAAAACCACCTACGCCGACGGACTGGCCGCCCTGGTGGACCCCGCGACTGGGCGGCTGCATACCACCCTACACCAGACGGTGACCAACACGGGAAGATTGTCGTCGGCCGAGCCGAACCTTCAGAACATCCCAATCCGGATGGAGGAGGGCCGGCGGATCCGCAAGGTGTTCATCCCGCGCGACCCGGCCCGCGTGCTCCTGACCGCGGACTATTCCCAGATCGAGCTGCGCATTCTGGCTCACCTTTCGGGGGACCCGGCACTGATCACCGCTTTCCGGGATGAACAGGACATCCACGCCCGGACGGCCGCCGAGGTCTTCGGCGTGCCGCTGGAGATGGTCACCCCGGAGATGCGAAGCCGGGCCAAAGCGGTCAATTTCGGCATCATCTACGGGATCAGCGATTTCGGGCTGGCCCGGGATCTAAAGGTGACCCGGGCGGAAGCCAGGGAGTACATCCAGAGGTATTTCGCCCGCCTGCCCGGGGTAAAGGAATACATAGACACCGCAATCCGTTCGGCCCGGGAGCGCGGCTACGTGACCACGGCCTTGAACCGCCGCCGGCCTCTTCCCGAGTTGTTCAGCGCCAACCACACCGTGCGGAGCTTCGGAGAACGGGCCGCGGTCAACACGCCGATTCAGGGCACCGCGGCCGACATCATCAAGCTGGCCATGGTGAAGATCCACGCCCGAATGCGGGAGCGGAACCTGAAAACGCTGATGATTTTGCAGGTACACGACGAACTGCTTTTCGACGTGCCGGCGGAGGAAGTGTGTACGGTGGCCCCGCTCGTCAAAGCCGAAATGGAAACCGTGCTGCCGCTGAACGTGCCCCTGACTGTTGATCTGAAAATCGGACACAACTGGTATGAAGTACGGAAAATGGACGAGGTGACCCAATGCCTGAACTTCCTGAAGTAG
- the mutM gene encoding DNA-formamidopyrimidine glycosylase → MPELPEVETIVRDLGARLTGLMVERAEVLLPKVVAAPAPEEFARLIAGRKILGLSRRGKYILIELSRGWVLILHLRMTGQLVYTTVLEPFPKHTHLVLHLDQGVLRFTDLRQFGRASLVPAREVRRVPGLRELGVEPLGAEFVKEDFIRKLARSRRMIKPLLLDQTFLTGLGNIYTDEALHRAGIHPERRAADLDTREAGTLYRAIREVLAEGVAFRGTSVQHYVDGSGQRGRFQEILRVYGKKGVPCPVCGVPIERIRCGGRGTHYCPECQPFER, encoded by the coding sequence ATGCCTGAACTTCCTGAAGTAGAAACCATCGTGCGCGATCTGGGGGCCCGGCTGACCGGACTGATGGTGGAACGGGCCGAGGTGCTGCTGCCCAAGGTGGTGGCCGCTCCGGCACCGGAAGAATTCGCGCGCCTGATTGCGGGGCGGAAAATCCTGGGCTTGAGCCGGCGTGGGAAGTACATCCTGATCGAGTTGTCGAGGGGCTGGGTGCTGATCCTACACCTGCGCATGACCGGACAACTGGTGTACACCACTGTTTTGGAGCCTTTCCCCAAACATACTCATCTGGTCCTTCACCTGGATCAGGGGGTGCTGCGGTTCACCGACCTGCGCCAGTTCGGCCGGGCCAGCCTCGTGCCCGCGCGGGAGGTGCGGCGCGTGCCCGGGCTTCGGGAATTGGGGGTGGAACCGCTCGGTGCCGAATTCGTGAAGGAAGATTTCATCCGCAAGCTGGCCCGGTCACGGCGGATGATCAAGCCCCTGCTCCTCGACCAGACCTTCCTGACCGGATTGGGAAACATCTACACCGACGAGGCGCTGCACCGTGCCGGGATTCACCCCGAACGGCGCGCCGCCGACCTGGACACCCGTGAGGCGGGGACCCTGTACCGGGCGATCCGGGAAGTGCTGGCGGAGGGAGTGGCCTTTAGAGGCACCAGTGTCCAGCACTACGTCGACGGTTCCGGGCAGCGGGGCCGGTTTCAGGAGATCCTGCGGGTCTACGGCAAAAAGGGGGTCCCCTGCCCGGTCTGCGGCGTGCCGATTGAGCGCATCCGGTGCGGGGGGCGCGGCACCCACTACTGCCCGGAGTGCCAACCTTTTGAGAGGTGA
- the ytaF gene encoding sporulation membrane protein YtaF, translating to MALLVFGFALSLDGFGAGLAYGLRQIRVPIVSMVIISLTSGLAISVSLLLGHLAAQGIPPDPARHLGGALLILLGFWILLQALRSSTRKTLSIRIPQLGMVIQVLLEPLDADMDGSGCISAREAAVLGVALALDAFAAGFAIALSGLFSVFVPLFVVVGLFVLLHLGMVMGERSAHLLSDKFSLLPGCLLIVLGVLRTIA from the coding sequence GTGGCTTTGTTGGTTTTTGGGTTCGCATTGAGCCTGGACGGCTTTGGTGCCGGCCTAGCTTACGGGTTGCGTCAAATCAGGGTCCCCATAGTGTCGATGGTTATTATCAGCCTGACCTCGGGACTGGCGATCAGTGTTTCCCTGCTCTTGGGGCATTTGGCGGCTCAGGGAATCCCCCCGGATCCGGCCCGGCACCTAGGGGGGGCGCTTTTGATTTTGCTGGGGTTCTGGATTTTGCTCCAGGCCCTGCGCAGTTCCACCCGGAAGACGCTGAGCATTCGGATTCCTCAGTTGGGGATGGTCATTCAGGTGCTTCTGGAGCCGCTGGATGCCGACATGGACGGTTCCGGGTGCATTTCCGCCCGGGAGGCGGCGGTGTTGGGAGTAGCCTTGGCGCTGGACGCCTTCGCCGCCGGGTTCGCCATCGCGCTGTCGGGCCTGTTTTCCGTGTTCGTGCCCTTGTTCGTGGTGGTCGGGTTGTTTGTGCTGCTGCACCTGGGCATGGTGATGGGGGAGCGTTCCGCCCACCTCCTGAGCGACAAGTTCAGCCTCCTACCCGGCTGCCTGCTCATCGTCCTGGGTGTGTTGCGCACAATCGCGTAG
- the coaE gene encoding dephospho-CoA kinase (Dephospho-CoA kinase (CoaE) performs the final step in coenzyme A biosynthesis.) has product MKIIGLTGDAGSGKSAVARILAELGATVLDADRVARRLTEPGTPVLAEIARVFGQGILKPDGALDRPRLAARVFTDPEERDILNRIIHPPVQAILEQEIAAARDGGLGVLVVEVPLLLETGLDKLVDEVWLTVADPEVKLERLKARGLTPEVAAGILAAQMPQELKAEHAHRIIDTNGSLTRTRQQVIKYWTEIKPE; this is encoded by the coding sequence GTGAAGATTATTGGACTTACCGGTGACGCCGGTAGCGGTAAGAGTGCGGTAGCCCGGATCCTCGCGGAATTGGGCGCCACCGTGCTGGACGCCGACCGTGTCGCCCGCCGGTTGACTGAACCGGGGACGCCCGTGCTCGCCGAAATCGCCCGGGTGTTCGGCCAGGGGATTCTCAAACCTGACGGTGCCTTGGACAGGCCCCGCCTGGCGGCTCGCGTTTTTACCGATCCCGAGGAACGCGATATTTTGAACCGGATCATCCATCCCCCGGTCCAGGCGATTCTGGAGCAGGAGATCGCCGCGGCCCGCGACGGCGGCCTCGGGGTGCTGGTGGTCGAAGTGCCCCTGCTTTTGGAAACCGGGCTGGACAAGCTGGTGGATGAGGTCTGGCTGACCGTGGCCGATCCAGAGGTGAAGCTTGAGCGCCTCAAGGCGCGGGGCCTTACTCCCGAGGTGGCCGCCGGGATTCTCGCCGCCCAGATGCCCCAGGAGCTGAAGGCAGAACACGCGCACCGGATAATCGACACTAATGGGTCCTTGACAAGGACCAGGCAGCAGGTTATAAAGTATTGGACCGAAATCAAGCCGGAGTGA
- a CDS encoding lytic transglycosylase domain-containing protein: MKKLGILLLILLVILAVNVERIGRHYYPFPHQELVFHYAQLQQLDPYFVAAVIKTESNFRPGVESPKGALGLMQIMPETGRWISEQIGVDEFEPEVLNDVETNLMFGTWYLAHLYEEFGQDPILVLAAYNAGRGNVQAWLREDRWTGEARNLEQIPFPETRQFVRKVLFHYRIYNFLYR; encoded by the coding sequence TTGAAGAAACTTGGGATCTTGCTCCTCATCCTGCTGGTGATCCTGGCCGTCAATGTTGAACGCATCGGGCGTCACTATTATCCCTTCCCCCACCAGGAACTGGTTTTCCACTACGCCCAACTGCAGCAGCTCGACCCCTATTTTGTAGCCGCCGTGATCAAAACCGAGAGCAACTTCCGGCCCGGGGTGGAATCCCCCAAGGGGGCCCTGGGCTTGATGCAGATCATGCCTGAAACGGGCCGCTGGATCAGCGAACAGATTGGGGTGGATGAGTTCGAGCCCGAGGTCTTGAACGACGTCGAGACCAACCTGATGTTCGGCACCTGGTACCTAGCGCACCTGTATGAAGAGTTCGGCCAAGACCCCATCCTGGTCCTGGCCGCATACAACGCCGGGCGCGGCAACGTCCAGGCCTGGCTCCGCGAGGATCGCTGGACCGGAGAAGCCCGGAACCTGGAGCAGATTCCCTTCCCCGAAACCCGGCAGTTCGTGAGAAAGGTCCTGTTCCACTACCGCATCTACAATTTCCTCTACCGCTAG